The proteins below are encoded in one region of Brassica napus cultivar Da-Ae chromosome A6, Da-Ae, whole genome shotgun sequence:
- the LOC106400795 gene encoding 50S ribosomal protein L19-2, chloroplastic-like: MATSSRLLPQALHMLPRIPTKNLRVSSFTPSVNSQISFSLNHSGSNFGFAIDSRKRREFIAKAEESTEGEDTEEAVMEDVAETEGATEVEEAKTPWKPRTKLGDVMGILNQKAIEVSEKVRPVPEIRTGDIVEIKLEVPENRRRLSIYKGIVMSRQNAGIHTTIRIRRIIAGIGVEIVFPIYSPNIKEIKVVSHRKVRRARLYYLRDKLPRLSTFK, from the exons ATGGCGACGAGCTCTCGTCTTCTTCCTCAG GCACTGCATATGTTACCGAGAATCCCTACTAAGAATCTAAGAGTCTCTTCATTTACACCATCAGTGAACTCTCAGATATCATTTTCTCTAAATCATTCCGGCTCCAACTTTGGCTTCGCGATCGATTCCAGGAAGAGAAGGGAGTTTATCGCCAAAGCCGAAGAGAGTACTGAAGGTGAAGACACTGAAGAAGCAGTTATGGAGGATGTTGCTGAAACAGAAGGAGCCACTGAGGTGGAGGAAGCAAAAACTCCGTGGAAGCCAAGGACCAAGCTCGGAGATGTCATGGGG ATACTGAACCAGAAAGCAATTGAGGTTTCAGAGAAAGTAAGACCGGTTCCAGAGATTAGGACAGGGGACATTGTGGAGATCAAACTA GAAGTGCCTGAGAACAGACGTAGGCTATCGATCTACAAAGGTATAGTGATGTCTAGGCAAAATGCAGGCATCCACACTACTATTCGTATCCGGAGAATCATTGCAGGCATTGGCGTTGAAATCGTCTTTCCTAT ATACTCACCAAACATAAAGGAGATAAAAGTGGTGAGTCACAGGAAAGTGAGAAGAGCAAGGCTTTACTATCTGAGGGACAAACTTCCTCGTCTCTCTACTTTTAAATGA
- the LOC106398598 gene encoding YDG domain-containing protein At5g47160 codes for MLPLYVCRKIIEMRSLSDKKKRVSAVRDFPYGCGTRSVQNQRSVNGREVVQAAHEPSGVAYHHRPACPVNEADSLDEIMKKAGFNVPARSVVDRGRSVSSYSKSCGSKVKPLSSEEASRLIASQSRRRQLSHSHSHSSTMEKQRSSPENGNATALRAKSQRLGINPVTRQNQITKALTPREKVQKVLRIFKLVFKALNKDKPGRHYEARAILMNHEMHVNDKKMIGRVPGIEIGDKFQYKSELNLIGLHFYIRGGIDYITRKGGLKLATSIISSEGNGYTDRFNSDVMIYSGQGGNLTSKDQTVVKDQKLETGNLALANSVEAKNPVRVIRGVKDSRGKCYVYDGLYLVQEYWREKGRGGSVVFRFKLCRVPGQDSTNLRYH; via the coding sequence ATGTTGCCTTTGTATGTGTGCAGGAAGATTATCGAAATGAGATCCCTTTCCGATAAGAAAAAAAGGGTCTCTGCTGTAAGAGATTTTCCATATGGATGTGGGACTCGTTCTGTTCAGAATCAGAGAAGCGTGAATGGTCGTGAGGTTGTTCAAGCCGCACATGAACCGAGTGGTGTTGCTTACCACCACAGGCCTGCTTGTCCTGTTAATGAAGCTGATTCGTTGGATGAGATTATGAAGAAAGCTGGCTTCAATGTCCCAGCTAGGAGTGTTGTTGACAGAGGAAGATCTGTTTCGTCTTACAGTAAATCTTGTGGAAGCAAGGTTAAGCCTTTAAGTTCCGAGGAAGCTTCCAGGCTAATTGCTTCTCAGAGTAGAAGGAGACAACTTTCACACTCACATTCACATTCATCCACTATGGAAAAACAGAGAAGCTCACCTGAGAATGGTAATGCAACTGCGCTAAGGGCAAAAAGTCAAAGACTTGGTATCAACCCTGTTACGAGACAAAACCAGATAACCAAAGCTCTTACCCCACGCGAGAAAGTTCAAAAGGTGTTGCGTATATTCAAACTGGTGTTTAAAGCGCTGAACAAAGACAAACCAGGGCGGCATTACGAAGCACGAGCCATCCTAATGAACCATGAGATGCATGTGAACGATAAGAAGATGATAGGACGGGTCCCAGGAATCGAAATCGGAGATAAGTTCCAGTACAAGTCAGAACTCAACTTGATCGGTCTCCATTTCTACATCAGAGGCGGCATTGACTACATAACCAGAAAAGGAGGCTTGAAGCTAGCTACGAGCATCATTTCGTCGGAAGGGAATGGCTACACGGATAGGTTTAACTCCGATGTGATGATTTACTCAGGCCAGGGAGGTAACTTGACGAGCAAGGATCAGACGGTGGTCAAAGATCAGAAGCTTGAAACGGGGAACTTGGCTTTGGCTAATAGCGTGGAGGCAAAGAATCCGGTGAGAGTGATACGTGGCGTAAAGGACTCGAGAGGAAAGTGTTATGTTTATGATGGGTTGTACTTGGTTCAGGAGTATTGGCGAGAGAAGGGACGTGGAGGTAGTGTTGTgttcaggttcaagctttgtaGAGTTCCTGGTCAAGATTCAACTAACTTGAGATATCATTAG
- the LOC106397416 gene encoding vesicle-associated protein 2-1: MSGVGENQLISIVPDELKFLFELEKQSYCDLKVANKTEDYVAFKVKTTSPKKYFVRPNTGVIQPWDSCIIRVTLQAQREYPPDMQCKDKFLLQSTLVPPHTDVDDLPQDTFTKDSGKTLTECKLKVSYISSSTTQRSSESGGTNGDGNGSETISTIQRLKEERDAAVKQTQQLQHELEMVKKRRMNSGNGLSLKLAALVGLIGLIIGFILKLTLASPK; the protein is encoded by the exons ATGTCTGGCGTTGGGGAGAACCAGCTTATCTCCATTGTACCTGATGAACTCAAATTCCTTT TTGAACTCGAGAAGCAAAGCTACTGTGATCTTAAAGTTGCTAACAAAACTGAGGACTATGTTGCTTTCAAG GTGAAGACAACGTCTCCAAAAAAGTATTTTGTAAGACCCAACACCGGTGTCATTCAGCCATGGGACTCCTGCATCATTCGAG TTACTCTACAAGCGCAAAGGGAGTATCCTCCAGATATGCAGTGCAAAGACAAGTTTCTCCTTCAAAGTACCCTTGTCCCTCCACACACTGATGTTGATGACCTTCCTCAAGACACT TTTACAAAGGACAGTGGGAAAACATTAACAGAGTGTAAGCTCAAGGTCTCTTATATCTCCTCCTCCACAACCCAAAGATCATCTGAATCTGGAGGAACCAATGGCGATGGAAATGGCTCTGAAACCATCTCT ACTATACAGCGGCTGAAGGAAGAGCGAGATGCAGCTGTTAAGCAAACACAACAGCTGCAACATGAACTG GAGATGGTGAAGAAACGAAGAATGAACAGCGGAAATGGGTTATCCTTGAAGTTGGCAGCTTTGGTTGGACTCATAGGACTCATCATCGGTTTCATCCTAAAACTCACCTTAGCTTCTCCCAAATAA
- the LOC106397149 gene encoding GATA transcription factor 27-like isoform X2: MGKQGPCYHCGVTSTPLWRNGPPEKPVLCNACGSRWRTKGSLVNYTPLHSRAEVDDINDHRPPKMMMMMNKKTPSRRPYQENFTVKRTNYEFNNGFKKRTLDELEASNRSSSGSVVSNSESCDQSNAWETTFPSKKRTCVVGRPKAASSVEKLTKDLYSILQEQQSSCLSGTSEEDLLFENESPMVIGHGSVLLRDPHEESEASSLLVESSKSSSMHSAEFVVNKSQRSLNFGCRTKPQVLGRHSLPLCNIDLKNVFNFDEFIEKFTKEEQQKLMKLLPGVDSVDLPESLRSMFECSQFKDNFSLFQQLVADGVFQPLSSSSSSSGSKLEELKTLAKLALSDPNKSHLLESYHMLKRKGIQDSVTKSSDNHSLVTIERPCESLNQNFSETRTVMKSPKEMIKIRSKQIQTKEIIENSVSCLNHMSYGGSMAYSYEDNDISDQDLLLDVPSNGSYPQAELLHMI; this comes from the exons ATGGGAAAGCAAGGGCCTTGCTATCACTGTGGCGTCACAA GCACACCTCTATGGAGAAACGGGCCACCAGAGAAGCCAGTACTGTGCAATGCGTGTGGTTCCAGATGGAGAACGAAAGGATCATTAGTAAACTACACTCCCCTTCATTCTCGTGCTGAAGTTGATGATATTAATGATCACAGACCtccaaagatgatgatgatgatgaacaaaAAGACTCCCAGTAGGAGACCATATCAAGAAAACTTCACAGTCAAAAGAACCAACTACGAATTCAACAACGGTTTCAAGAAGAGGACCTTAGACGAATTAGAAGCTAGCAACAGGTCGAGCTCAGGGTCGGTTGTGTCCAACTCAGAGAGCTGTGATCAATCCAATGCGTGGGAGACTACTTTTCCTTCTAAGAAGAGGACTTGTGTGGTGGGGCGTCCAAAGGCGGCTTCTTCAGTTGAGAAGCTCACAAAGGATCTCTATAGTATCTTACAAGAACAACAGTCTTCTTGTCTCTCTGGTACTTCAGAGGAAGACTTGCTTTTTGAGAACGAGTCACCGATGGTGATAGGACATGGGAGTGTTCTCTTGAGAGATCCTCATGAGGAATCTGAAGCTAGCTCGCTCTTGGTTGAGAGCAGCAAGTCCTCATCAATGCATTCTGCTGAGTTTGTGGTTAATAAAAGCCAGAGATCTCTAAATTTTGGTTGCAGGACCAAACCTCAAGTCCTGGGAAGACATAGTTTACCACTCTGTAACATAGATTTGAAG AATGTTTTCAACTTTGATGAGTTCATAGAAAAGTTCACAAAGGAAGAACAGCAAAAGCTGATGAAACTACTTCCTGGAGTTGACTCTGTTGATCTTCCTGAAAG cctCAGAAGCATGTTTGAGTGTTCTCAGTTCAAAGATAACTTCTCCTTGTTTCAGCAACTAGTTGCAGATGGTGTCTTTCAgccattatcatcatcttcttcttcctctggatCAAAACTTGAAGAGCTTAAGACTCTTGCAAAGCTTGCTTTATCTGATCCTAACAAATCCCATTTGTTGGAAAGCTATCACATGCTCAAG AGAAAAGGGATTCAAGACTCTGTTACTAAATCATCAGATAATCATAGTCTAGTAACCATTGAAAGACCTTGTGAAAGCCTAAACCAAAACTTCTCAG AGACAAGGACTGTGATGAAGAGCCCCAAAGAAATGATAAAGATTAGATCAAAACAAATCCAAACCAAAGAGATTATAGAGAATAGTGTCTCTTGCCTTAACCATATGAGCTATGGTGGGTCTATGGCATATAGCTATGAAGATAATGATATTTCTGATCAGGATCTTCTTCTTGACGTGCCGTCAAATGGATCATACCCTCAAGCAGAGCTTCTTCACATGATATGA
- the LOC106397149 gene encoding GATA transcription factor 27-like isoform X1: protein MGKQGPCYHCGVTSTPLWRNGPPEKPVLCNACGSRWRTKGSLVNYTPLHSRAEVDDINDHRPPKMMMMMNKKTPSRRPYQENFTVKRTNYEFNNGFKKRTLDELEASNRSSSGSVVSNSESCDQSNAWETTFPSKKRTCVVGRPKAASSVEKLTKDLYSILQEQQSSCLSGTSEEDLLFENESPMVIGHGSVLLRDPHEESEASSLLVESSKSSSMHSAEFVVNKSQRSLNFGCRTKPQVLGRHSLPLCNIDLKNVFNFDEFIEKFTKEEQQKLMKLLPGVDSVDLPESLRSMFECSQFKDNFSLFQQLVADGVFQPLSSSSSSSGSKLEELKTLAKLALSDPNKSHLLESYHMLKEQRKGIQDSVTKSSDNHSLVTIERPCESLNQNFSETRTVMKSPKEMIKIRSKQIQTKEIIENSVSCLNHMSYGGSMAYSYEDNDISDQDLLLDVPSNGSYPQAELLHMI, encoded by the exons ATGGGAAAGCAAGGGCCTTGCTATCACTGTGGCGTCACAA GCACACCTCTATGGAGAAACGGGCCACCAGAGAAGCCAGTACTGTGCAATGCGTGTGGTTCCAGATGGAGAACGAAAGGATCATTAGTAAACTACACTCCCCTTCATTCTCGTGCTGAAGTTGATGATATTAATGATCACAGACCtccaaagatgatgatgatgatgaacaaaAAGACTCCCAGTAGGAGACCATATCAAGAAAACTTCACAGTCAAAAGAACCAACTACGAATTCAACAACGGTTTCAAGAAGAGGACCTTAGACGAATTAGAAGCTAGCAACAGGTCGAGCTCAGGGTCGGTTGTGTCCAACTCAGAGAGCTGTGATCAATCCAATGCGTGGGAGACTACTTTTCCTTCTAAGAAGAGGACTTGTGTGGTGGGGCGTCCAAAGGCGGCTTCTTCAGTTGAGAAGCTCACAAAGGATCTCTATAGTATCTTACAAGAACAACAGTCTTCTTGTCTCTCTGGTACTTCAGAGGAAGACTTGCTTTTTGAGAACGAGTCACCGATGGTGATAGGACATGGGAGTGTTCTCTTGAGAGATCCTCATGAGGAATCTGAAGCTAGCTCGCTCTTGGTTGAGAGCAGCAAGTCCTCATCAATGCATTCTGCTGAGTTTGTGGTTAATAAAAGCCAGAGATCTCTAAATTTTGGTTGCAGGACCAAACCTCAAGTCCTGGGAAGACATAGTTTACCACTCTGTAACATAGATTTGAAG AATGTTTTCAACTTTGATGAGTTCATAGAAAAGTTCACAAAGGAAGAACAGCAAAAGCTGATGAAACTACTTCCTGGAGTTGACTCTGTTGATCTTCCTGAAAG cctCAGAAGCATGTTTGAGTGTTCTCAGTTCAAAGATAACTTCTCCTTGTTTCAGCAACTAGTTGCAGATGGTGTCTTTCAgccattatcatcatcttcttcttcctctggatCAAAACTTGAAGAGCTTAAGACTCTTGCAAAGCTTGCTTTATCTGATCCTAACAAATCCCATTTGTTGGAAAGCTATCACATGCTCAAG GAACAGAGAAAAGGGATTCAAGACTCTGTTACTAAATCATCAGATAATCATAGTCTAGTAACCATTGAAAGACCTTGTGAAAGCCTAAACCAAAACTTCTCAG AGACAAGGACTGTGATGAAGAGCCCCAAAGAAATGATAAAGATTAGATCAAAACAAATCCAAACCAAAGAGATTATAGAGAATAGTGTCTCTTGCCTTAACCATATGAGCTATGGTGGGTCTATGGCATATAGCTATGAAGATAATGATATTTCTGATCAGGATCTTCTTCTTGACGTGCCGTCAAATGGATCATACCCTCAAGCAGAGCTTCTTCACATGATATGA
- the LOC106399727 gene encoding YDG domain-containing protein At5g47150: protein MDRARTRPIVYAIRDFPPGCGTAPSNVPDKDHFKNPRTSDDVVVENQSPDHSDADSEPSGASLIEEQKFRTSKHDRGLKQESPLGSSYHGRVLGASKHRGSCSKQEPESQHSDHDVAAPPTPREKVVEVLRAFKDVYRELDRNKQARRGGDSFDATARIDIKAQAFLESEGRHVNTEKRIGQVPGVNIGDEFQYKTELRLVGLHFKTMCGIDYMEVGGVKYATCIVASEGYGYNDKFDAGVVIYTGEGGNVISKHENKTEDQKMLKGNLALANSMRHKTEVRVIRGMERWDGKGKRYVYDGLYLVDKYWLEKGVSGKSMYKFKLCKIPGQPR, encoded by the coding sequence ATGGATCGTGCTCGTACGCGACCAATTGTCTATGCAATTCGTGATTTTCCACCTGGTTGTGGAACTGCTCCCTCTAATGTTCCTGACAAAGATCATTTCAAGAATCCAAGAACAAGTGATGATGTTGTTGTCGAGAATCAGAGTCCTGATCATTCTGATGCAGATTCAGAACCTAGTGGAGCTTCTCTCATAGAAGAACAAAAGTTTAGAACCTCTAAACACGATCGTGGTCTCAAACAAGAATCCCCGTTAGGAAGCTCTTATCATGGTCGTGTTCTTGGAGCTTCCAAACACAGAGGAAGTTGTTCCAAACAAGAACCAGAGTCTCAACACTCTGATCATGATGTTGCTGCACCTCCTACACCTCGTGAGAAAGTGGTTGAGGTCTTGCGTGCTTTTAAAGATGTCTACAGAGAGTTGGATCGAAACAAACAAGCGAGACGCGGTGGAGATTCGTTTGACGCTACAGCTAGAATAGACATCAAAGCACAAGCTTTCCTAGAGAGCGAGGGGAGACACGTGAACACAGAGAAGAGAATCGGACAAGTTCCCGGAGTCAACATTGGCGACGAGTTCCAGTACAAAACTGAGCTTCGTCTTGTCGGGCTTCACTTCAAGACCATGTGCGGGATCGACTACATGGAAGTAGGAGGTGTGAAGTACGCGACATGCATCGTTGCCTCTGAGGGATATGGATACAACGATAAGTTTGATGCTGGTGTTGTGATATATACAGGTGAAGGAGGTAACGTGATAAGcaagcatgaaaacaaaacTGAAGATCAGAAGATGTTAAAGGGCAACTTAGCTTTAGCTAATAGCATGAGACACAAGACAGAAGTGAGAGTGATACGTGGCATGGAGAGATGGGATGGTAAAGGGAAGCGTTATGTCTATGATGGGTTGTATTTAGTTGATAAGTATTGGTTAGAGAAAGGAGTTAGTGGTAAGAGTATGTACAAGTTTAAGCTTTGTAAAATTCCAGGTCAACCTCGTTGA